The Acidianus manzaensis genome has a window encoding:
- a CDS encoding MFS transporter gives MEKKKIRTNIPFRLDRLPWSPWHVLVVIALGITWILDGLEVTIVGVISDVLTKPSTLALTDFEAGFLGTAYLIGAVVGAIFFSYLTDKYGRKKLFMITLGTYIAGTLLSAVSFNFISIATFRTITGLGIGGEYSAINSAIDELIPARVRGWVDLAINGSWWIGTIMGSALSLYILNPAIFPINLGWRLAFFLGASLAFAVLLIRRYLPESPRWLLIHGREEEANSVVSQIENKVKDQTKKTLDNVHKYITIIPRDVIGFKTVGKTVFKTYPKRTVLGLWLMAGQAFLYNAIFFTYSLILSTFYHIPADQVGLYIFPFAVGNFFGPLILGRLFDTYGRKKMISVTYILSGGLLAFTGYLFYLGILNALTQTLAWVVIFFFASAGASSAYLTVSEVFPVEIRAMAIAFFYAVGTALGGVASPAIFGALIATKQPLFLFYGYLLGAGLMAAAGVVEILFGVNAERKSLEEVAKPITEVEEEVAE, from the coding sequence ATGGAGAAGAAGAAAATACGCACTAACATACCATTTAGATTAGATCGACTTCCTTGGTCTCCTTGGCATGTATTGGTTGTTATAGCTTTAGGAATAACATGGATCTTAGATGGTCTGGAAGTTACTATAGTTGGAGTTATTAGTGATGTTCTAACTAAACCTAGTACTTTAGCATTAACCGATTTTGAAGCTGGATTTTTAGGTACTGCATATCTTATAGGAGCTGTAGTTGGAGCTATATTCTTCTCTTACTTGACGGATAAATATGGAAGGAAAAAACTATTTATGATAACGTTAGGTACTTATATAGCAGGAACTCTACTTTCTGCAGTTTCATTCAATTTTATAAGCATAGCCACATTTAGGACGATAACTGGATTAGGAATAGGTGGAGAGTACTCTGCAATAAATTCAGCCATAGATGAATTAATACCTGCTAGAGTTAGAGGTTGGGTAGACTTAGCTATAAATGGTAGTTGGTGGATTGGCACTATAATGGGTTCAGCATTATCGTTGTACATATTGAATCCTGCTATATTTCCCATAAATTTAGGCTGGAGGTTAGCGTTCTTCTTAGGTGCATCTTTAGCTTTTGCCGTCTTATTAATTAGAAGATATCTTCCAGAAAGCCCTAGATGGCTATTAATTCATGGGAGAGAAGAAGAAGCTAATTCTGTAGTTTCACAAATTGAAAATAAGGTAAAAGATCAAACTAAAAAGACATTGGATAATGTACATAAATATATTACTATAATTCCTAGAGATGTGATAGGATTTAAGACTGTAGGAAAAACAGTTTTCAAGACATATCCTAAGAGAACAGTTTTAGGATTATGGTTAATGGCTGGACAAGCTTTTCTATATAATGCAATATTCTTTACTTATTCATTAATATTGAGTACGTTCTACCATATTCCAGCAGATCAAGTAGGTCTATATATATTTCCTTTCGCTGTAGGTAACTTCTTCGGACCATTAATATTAGGTAGGCTATTCGATACTTATGGAAGGAAAAAGATGATATCTGTAACCTATATTCTCTCTGGAGGATTATTAGCATTTACTGGATATTTGTTTTATTTAGGAATACTGAATGCATTAACTCAAACATTAGCCTGGGTTGTAATATTCTTCTTCGCATCAGCAGGAGCTAGTTCAGCTTATCTTACCGTTAGTGAGGTTTTTCCAGTAGAAATTAGAGCAATGGCAATAGCATTTTTCTATGCAGTGGGAACAGCATTAGGAGGAGTAGCATCGCCAGCAATATTTGGTGCGTTAATAGCTACGAAGCAACCATTATTTCTATTTTATGGATACTTACTAGGAGCTGGACTAATGGCAGCTGCTGGAGTAGTAGAAATATTATTTGGAGTTAATGCAGAGAGGAAAAGCTTGGAGGAGGTAGCAAAACCAATAACTGAAGTAGAAGAGGAGGTTGCAGAATAA
- a CDS encoding glucose 1-dehydrogenase, translating into MFEDIKDKVVLVTGSSKGIGREIARYFHKYGAKVAINYSSSEREAIKLKEELKDRVEIFKADVSKRQEVHNMVKEIEEKLGKIDILVNNAGIWYLMPFEEYDEEKFNKMWEINFKGMIYTTLEVLPHMKEKGKGVIINMASNAGIGTSAPTNTFYAITKSAVIMLTKRLAFELGKYNIRVNAIAPGWIETDMTIGGKSENEIKELEEWFKTRTSLSMVGKPEYIAKAALFLAVADYMTGQVVVIDGGRTDNLTHSV; encoded by the coding sequence ATGTTCGAAGACATAAAAGATAAAGTAGTATTAGTTACAGGATCTTCAAAAGGTATAGGAAGAGAAATTGCTAGATATTTTCATAAGTATGGAGCTAAAGTAGCAATTAATTATTCTTCTTCAGAAAGAGAAGCAATAAAGCTTAAAGAAGAGTTAAAAGACCGTGTTGAGATATTTAAGGCAGATGTTTCTAAAAGACAAGAAGTACATAATATGGTAAAAGAAATTGAAGAAAAACTTGGAAAAATAGATATCCTAGTAAATAATGCAGGTATATGGTATTTAATGCCATTTGAAGAATATGATGAAGAAAAATTTAACAAAATGTGGGAAATAAACTTCAAAGGAATGATTTATACTACGCTAGAAGTTCTTCCCCATATGAAAGAGAAGGGAAAAGGTGTAATCATTAATATGGCTTCCAATGCTGGTATAGGTACGTCAGCTCCAACTAATACTTTTTATGCAATAACAAAATCAGCCGTAATTATGCTTACAAAAAGACTAGCTTTTGAACTAGGAAAATATAATATAAGAGTTAACGCTATTGCTCCAGGCTGGATAGAGACTGATATGACAATAGGAGGCAAAAGTGAAAACGAAATTAAAGAACTAGAAGAATGGTTTAAAACTAGAACTTCACTTTCCATGGTAGGTAAACCAGAATATATAGCTAAAGCAGCATTATTCTTAGCAGTAGCAGATTATATGACTGGACAAGTAGTAGTAATAGATGGAGGAAGAACTGATAATTTAACACATAGCGTATAA
- a CDS encoding glycosyltransferase — MKLGIVYNNFLAPKFAGGGYVHAYEVVTRLKKDFDIIYYPSSPVFNWDKDKLENKAKELEKQGIKIVPEFYTLLEDISKYRVTGIKKFLSSEKIAKEVSEKYKVNVDFLYEPDHTSFDIFYLGKNIKFGLTIHLPLFYANSSRYLRRLIRFYGINLSSGKGFYTRFLYNELYSKPRYSRLLKERKPTFIASVSKGPLEESGLQGEVIVPGNAFDPELLKFRNRGKEDYIVFWSRLNQDKGIHEIPDIVKMIYPKLNRKIKLVVMGRFFDKFNEKRFWKKVRKYNIDVEYLGFVEREKLYETVSKAKLFIYPTHVDGFSLVVLEALALGTPVVAYGIPAIKSIYNNLNAVKIVNEFDKISMAIESTKILSMKEKEIEDLMNEENLLSFLKLHSNWDNVAESVKKIILKYI; from the coding sequence GTGAAATTAGGAATAGTATATAACAATTTTCTTGCGCCAAAATTTGCAGGCGGAGGATATGTTCATGCTTATGAAGTAGTAACTAGACTAAAGAAAGATTTTGATATCATTTACTATCCATCAAGTCCAGTATTTAATTGGGATAAAGACAAATTAGAAAATAAAGCAAAAGAATTAGAAAAACAAGGAATAAAAATAGTACCAGAATTTTATACACTATTAGAAGATATAAGCAAATATAGAGTTACTGGAATCAAAAAATTTTTATCTTCTGAAAAAATTGCAAAAGAAGTTTCAGAAAAATATAAAGTGAACGTAGATTTTTTGTACGAGCCAGATCATACTTCATTTGATATCTTTTATTTAGGTAAAAATATTAAATTCGGACTTACCATTCATTTACCATTATTTTATGCCAATTCCTCCAGATATTTAAGAAGATTAATAAGATTTTATGGTATAAATTTATCATCTGGCAAAGGATTTTACACTAGATTCCTATATAATGAACTTTATTCTAAACCTAGATATTCCAGATTATTGAAAGAACGTAAACCAACATTTATTGCTAGCGTAAGTAAGGGACCATTAGAAGAAAGTGGATTACAAGGAGAAGTAATTGTACCAGGTAACGCGTTTGATCCGGAACTTCTAAAATTTAGGAATAGAGGAAAAGAAGACTACATAGTTTTTTGGAGTAGGCTTAATCAAGACAAAGGTATTCATGAAATTCCAGATATAGTGAAAATGATTTATCCAAAACTCAATAGAAAAATTAAGCTCGTAGTAATGGGTAGATTTTTTGATAAATTCAATGAAAAAAGATTTTGGAAAAAGGTAAGAAAATATAATATAGATGTCGAATATTTGGGATTTGTTGAGAGAGAAAAATTATATGAAACTGTTTCCAAGGCTAAATTATTCATATATCCTACTCATGTTGATGGATTTTCGCTAGTAGTTTTAGAAGCTTTGGCTTTAGGTACTCCAGTTGTAGCATATGGAATACCTGCAATAAAGAGCATTTACAATAATTTAAATGCTGTAAAAATAGTAAATGAATTCGATAAAATAAGTATGGCAATAGAATCTACTAAAATTCTTTCAATGAAAGAAAAGGAAATAGAAGATCTTATGAATGAAGAGAACTTGTTATCATTCCTTAAATTGCACTCAAACTGGGATAATGTTGCAGAGTCAGTGAAGAAAATCATATTAAAATATATCTAA
- a CDS encoding M1 family aminopeptidase, which translates to MVLDREGKNYILKEYILNYPKNYTFKINHCIYVLEVSENGIKGKAEIQCNGSNIELDAVHFNIYNVKVDGNKSDYYYDGKKLIIKNEVKSKIEIEYEVKPTQGIRVINLGDHYEIATTGEVDQAGYWIPSVNYPGVKYTTEFFVKVKKPYIVISNGELKEVKDEGEYSVYHWIMNIPHSSYLNSIAVGLFSQFKEDINGISLEYYLPKGFDDYVWNLSATKEAMKFFTSYIGEYPYNKYAQIVLFSMNGGMEYISSTHLTWRIMHDKIADENYSADSLIAHELAHQWFGDLITTKDWSNIWLNEGFASYFEAMFIEYYKGKEEFIYNLYSKFKGYLEETEKYTRPIVTRYYKWGDEVFDRHTYNKGALVLNMLRNYLGDEIFKQGIREYIERFKFKNADTEDFKKVMEEISGKDLTWLFDQFIYSAGHPVVEVNQEGEKINVNLQEFKLSIEIKQKVKEKEENLTIIDSSTSFEGDYICVDPKFKVLVEVKDNQSEENLISESTDKDIICRIRAVNSLSKFSDIKAIQALRERLKDFWGVAYESALSLGKIQNDDALNALIEEKVDNPKVRVGIMKALGNFKFNQKAKDYLISSLSDKNYHIKAEAIVSLGKIGFIETKDEIIKHFEEKSYIDLIPSAVIEALSYFGDDDSYKFVLERGVRSKSEPIRASAARHLWRFGNKSLEILKFLLKDPSPIVRGNAIRSIGDLKAYSYLREVVDNEDETYMNRSLALRLLGKLNQS; encoded by the coding sequence ATGGTTTTAGATCGAGAAGGGAAAAATTATATTTTAAAAGAATATATATTAAATTATCCTAAAAATTATACTTTTAAAATAAATCATTGCATATACGTACTTGAAGTTAGTGAAAACGGAATAAAAGGAAAAGCTGAAATACAATGTAACGGAAGTAATATAGAATTAGACGCTGTTCATTTTAATATTTACAATGTTAAGGTGGATGGAAATAAATCTGATTATTATTACGATGGTAAAAAATTAATAATAAAAAATGAGGTAAAAAGTAAAATTGAAATAGAATATGAGGTTAAGCCTACTCAAGGTATAAGAGTCATTAACTTAGGAGATCATTATGAAATCGCTACAACTGGAGAAGTGGATCAGGCTGGATACTGGATTCCAAGTGTAAATTATCCTGGCGTTAAATATACTACAGAATTCTTTGTTAAGGTTAAAAAACCATATATTGTGATATCTAACGGCGAATTAAAAGAAGTTAAAGATGAAGGAGAATATTCAGTATATCATTGGATTATGAATATTCCTCATTCCTCATATTTAAATAGTATAGCAGTTGGACTATTTTCTCAGTTTAAAGAGGACATTAATGGAATTTCTTTAGAATACTATTTACCTAAAGGATTTGATGACTATGTATGGAATCTTTCTGCAACTAAGGAAGCCATGAAATTCTTCACGTCATATATAGGAGAATATCCTTACAATAAGTATGCTCAAATAGTATTATTTTCAATGAATGGCGGAATGGAATACATTTCTTCAACGCATCTAACTTGGAGAATTATGCATGATAAAATTGCAGACGAAAACTATTCTGCAGATAGTCTAATAGCTCATGAGCTTGCTCATCAATGGTTCGGTGATTTAATAACGACAAAAGATTGGAGTAATATATGGCTTAATGAAGGATTTGCAAGTTATTTTGAAGCAATGTTTATAGAGTATTATAAGGGAAAAGAAGAGTTTATCTATAATTTATATTCTAAATTCAAAGGTTATTTAGAGGAAACAGAAAAATACACTAGACCGATAGTAACTAGATACTATAAGTGGGGAGACGAAGTTTTTGATAGACATACGTATAATAAGGGTGCATTAGTCCTTAATATGTTAAGAAACTACTTAGGTGATGAAATTTTTAAACAAGGAATAAGAGAATACATTGAAAGATTTAAGTTTAAGAACGCTGATACTGAAGATTTCAAAAAAGTTATGGAAGAAATATCAGGTAAAGACTTAACATGGCTATTTGACCAATTTATATATTCTGCAGGGCATCCAGTAGTTGAAGTAAATCAAGAAGGAGAAAAAATAAACGTAAATTTACAGGAATTTAAACTAAGTATAGAAATAAAGCAAAAAGTAAAAGAAAAAGAAGAAAATTTAACTATAATAGATTCTTCGACCTCTTTCGAAGGAGACTATATTTGTGTAGATCCCAAATTTAAGGTTTTAGTAGAGGTTAAAGATAATCAAAGTGAAGAAAATTTAATTTCAGAAAGTACGGACAAAGATATTATCTGTAGAATTAGAGCAGTAAATTCACTTTCTAAGTTTTCAGATATAAAAGCTATACAAGCGTTAAGAGAAAGGCTTAAGGATTTCTGGGGAGTAGCTTATGAGTCTGCTTTATCATTAGGAAAGATTCAAAATGATGATGCACTAAATGCGTTAATAGAAGAAAAGGTAGATAATCCTAAAGTTAGAGTAGGCATAATGAAAGCTTTAGGTAATTTCAAATTTAATCAAAAAGCTAAAGATTATTTAATTTCTTCACTTAGTGATAAGAATTATCATATTAAAGCCGAAGCTATTGTTAGTCTAGGAAAAATAGGTTTTATTGAAACTAAAGATGAAATAATAAAGCATTTCGAAGAAAAAAGTTATATTGATTTAATACCTTCAGCAGTTATTGAAGCACTATCATATTTTGGAGACGATGATTCATATAAATTCGTTTTAGAAAGAGGGGTAAGAAGTAAGAGTGAACCAATAAGAGCTTCTGCTGCTAGACATTTATGGAGATTTGGGAATAAGAGCTTAGAAATATTAAAATTCTTACTTAAGGATCCATCTCCTATAGTAAGAGGAAATGCGATAAGATCTATTGGAGATCTCAAGGCTTATTCTTATTTAAGAGAAGTTGTGGATAATGAGGACGAAACGTATATGAATAGATCATTAGCATTAAGGCTTTTAGGTAAGCTGAATCAATCATAA
- a CDS encoding MarR family transcriptional regulator, with translation MEENILFPDGRSVDIHKVIGFMYGLTESELNILHLLMETNDKLTVEEIAKKLNIAQTSISKPINILIDKGLVYKEKKVYNKMKKARLVYYVDKNKLYSKLTKDLEYIKNSFATEYHSHLLNKGIEVYNNFK, from the coding sequence ATGGAAGAAAATATATTATTTCCAGATGGCAGAAGTGTAGATATTCATAAGGTTATTGGTTTTATGTATGGATTAACTGAAAGTGAGTTAAATATTTTACATTTATTAATGGAAACCAACGATAAACTTACAGTAGAAGAAATAGCTAAAAAACTAAATATAGCTCAGACTTCAATAAGTAAACCAATTAATATTCTTATAGATAAAGGATTAGTATATAAAGAGAAAAAAGTATATAACAAGATGAAGAAAGCAAGACTAGTTTATTACGTAGATAAAAATAAGTTGTATTCTAAATTAACTAAAGACTTAGAATACATTAAGAATTCCTTTGCTACTGAATATCATTCTCATTTATTAAATAAAGGTATAGAAGTATATAATAATTTTAAATAG
- a CDS encoding MFS transporter, with product MDFEKLPGRLRAFFLSSGGFLLDGYDLSVISFAVPFISKGFNLNASQTGLITSSSLIGMLIGSLIFGFLSDKIGRKKLMSIDLIFFSVFALTSGISSNFYELFISRLLLGIGIGGDYPISSTLTSEYSPSNDRGKYLVGTVSMYWIGTLVSALANLSFLPLGDEFWRYSFILGSILSLPIIIGRIRLSESPRWLISKGLLSGNKIPSKEEENRDVRGILDLFEKKNLLYLVISTSLVWFLFDVASYGIGLYYPYILHEFAFPSNYEVIYGTIAISIGAIIGYAIAISIIDSAGRRTVLLLGLASMGIILLLGGLIKISGFSLVPYFMIFVAMEQWAGAVTLFYPTEIFPTPVRSTAQGFATAVSRIGAILGVYFFPTLVDILGFSSSLIFFSISSFIALGISFVIVKETKRKSLEEISASQKV from the coding sequence ATGGATTTCGAGAAATTGCCTGGAAGATTAAGAGCCTTCTTCCTTTCTTCCGGTGGATTTTTGTTAGATGGATACGATTTATCAGTAATATCTTTTGCAGTACCATTTATATCAAAGGGATTCAATTTAAATGCTTCTCAGACAGGATTAATAACTTCTTCCTCTTTAATCGGAATGCTTATAGGATCATTAATTTTTGGTTTCCTATCAGATAAAATAGGGAGAAAAAAACTTATGAGTATAGACTTAATTTTCTTTTCTGTCTTTGCTTTAACCTCTGGAATATCTTCTAATTTTTATGAATTATTTATTTCTAGACTTTTATTGGGAATTGGAATAGGAGGAGATTATCCAATAAGCAGTACATTAACTTCGGAGTATTCTCCATCTAATGATAGAGGAAAATATCTAGTAGGAACAGTTTCAATGTATTGGATTGGGACATTAGTATCAGCACTAGCTAATTTGTCATTTCTCCCATTAGGTGACGAATTTTGGAGATATTCTTTCATACTTGGTTCAATATTGTCATTACCAATAATTATAGGAAGAATTAGACTATCTGAGTCTCCAAGATGGTTAATATCTAAAGGATTACTTTCTGGAAATAAAATTCCTAGTAAAGAAGAAGAAAATAGAGACGTGAGAGGAATATTAGATTTATTTGAAAAGAAAAACCTACTTTATCTAGTAATTTCAACTTCGTTAGTGTGGTTCTTATTCGATGTTGCTTCTTATGGGATAGGTCTTTATTATCCATATATATTGCATGAATTCGCTTTTCCATCAAATTATGAAGTAATCTATGGAACAATAGCGATATCCATTGGAGCTATTATAGGTTATGCCATAGCTATTTCTATTATAGATTCTGCTGGAAGAAGAACAGTATTATTACTAGGATTAGCTTCGATGGGCATTATATTACTTTTAGGCGGATTAATAAAAATTTCAGGGTTTTCGTTAGTACCTTATTTTATGATATTCGTAGCTATGGAACAATGGGCAGGAGCAGTCACATTATTTTATCCTACAGAAATATTTCCGACTCCAGTAAGATCTACTGCCCAAGGGTTTGCTACAGCAGTGAGCAGAATAGGAGCAATATTAGGTGTATATTTCTTCCCAACATTAGTAGATATTCTAGGATTTTCATCATCACTTATATTCTTTAGTATTTCATCATTCATAGCATTAGGTATATCTTTTGTAATTGTGAAAGAAACTAAAAGAAAAAGCCTTGAGGAAATATCAGCTTCACAAAAAGTATAA
- a CDS encoding zinc-ribbon domain-containing protein, translating into MKVCPRCGYNNPDNAEFCEKCRYYFPPTYQSQNTVRLNFDYPTQSFPQNSQPIVQPSSNQNIPNTPQIQYVKICPRCHFVNNANANYCASCGYPLQFVNPVPANAPYQQYQQTYPQQINQQEAKKDVKFPYLKFLLAVAIAYVMIGLILYFL; encoded by the coding sequence ATGAAAGTTTGTCCTAGATGTGGATACAATAATCCAGATAATGCTGAATTCTGCGAAAAATGTAGATACTATTTTCCTCCAACTTATCAATCTCAAAATACTGTAAGACTAAATTTCGATTATCCTACTCAATCATTTCCGCAAAATTCACAACCTATTGTGCAACCAAGTTCTAATCAAAACATTCCAAATACTCCGCAAATTCAATATGTTAAGATATGTCCAAGATGCCATTTTGTTAATAATGCTAATGCTAATTACTGCGCATCTTGTGGATATCCATTACAGTTTGTAAATCCTGTTCCAGCAAATGCTCCGTATCAACAATATCAACAAACGTATCCTCAACAGATAAATCAACAAGAAGCAAAAAAGGACGTAAAGTTTCCTTATCTTAAATTCTTACTAGCAGTTGCAATAGCATATGTAATGATAGGATTGATATTATACTTTTTGTGA
- a CDS encoding S-methyl-5-thioribose-1-phosphate isomerase, producing MKVSLAELKQMYKPKLKPIIWDNDNNVLTLLDQSALPFETTYVNLKTPEEIASSIKLMKVRGAPAIGITAAYGMVTALTSSSISTLDEAIKSLNNAKKVLDKARPTAVNLSWATSNMLTKANEAINNGEVKNVKELIDLLKSEAKKIFDEELDAELQMGIYGLEKINDGDTVLTQCNAGGLATGTGLGTALAPVKVAQALGIKVSVIAPETRPWLQGSRLTVYELMTEGIPVTLISDTTVGLVMYKNMVNSVMVGADRILSDGHVYNKIGTFKEAVIAHELGIPFYALAPMSTFDLKNTVNDIVIEERDPDEVRTVRGVPIAPPGVKVYNPVFDVTPPKYVSGIITEKGIIYPPYDKNIRKVIEK from the coding sequence ATGAAAGTTTCTCTTGCCGAGCTAAAGCAAATGTACAAGCCTAAATTAAAACCAATTATCTGGGATAATGATAATAATGTTTTAACGTTACTTGATCAGTCAGCTTTACCTTTTGAAACTACTTACGTTAACTTGAAAACACCTGAAGAAATTGCTTCTTCCATAAAACTTATGAAAGTAAGAGGAGCCCCTGCTATAGGAATTACAGCCGCTTACGGTATGGTTACCGCATTAACTTCTTCTTCTATTTCTACCTTAGACGAAGCAATAAAGTCTTTAAATAATGCAAAGAAAGTGTTAGATAAAGCTAGACCCACGGCAGTAAATCTATCTTGGGCAACATCAAATATGTTAACTAAAGCCAATGAGGCAATAAATAATGGTGAAGTTAAGAACGTGAAGGAATTAATAGATTTACTTAAGTCTGAAGCAAAGAAAATATTTGATGAGGAATTAGATGCTGAGTTGCAAATGGGAATTTATGGTTTAGAAAAAATTAATGATGGAGATACAGTTTTAACGCAATGTAATGCTGGAGGATTAGCTACAGGTACTGGATTAGGCACTGCATTAGCTCCAGTAAAGGTTGCTCAAGCTTTAGGAATTAAAGTTTCTGTTATTGCTCCTGAAACTAGGCCTTGGTTACAAGGTAGTAGGCTTACAGTATATGAACTTATGACAGAAGGTATACCAGTCACGTTAATTTCAGATACTACAGTAGGATTAGTTATGTATAAAAATATGGTAAATAGCGTAATGGTAGGAGCAGATAGAATTCTTTCGGACGGTCATGTATATAATAAAATAGGGACATTCAAGGAAGCTGTGATTGCTCATGAATTAGGTATTCCTTTTTATGCCTTAGCTCCTATGTCGACTTTTGATTTGAAGAATACAGTAAATGATATTGTTATTGAGGAAAGAGATCCAGATGAAGTTAGAACAGTAAGAGGTGTTCCAATAGCTCCGCCAGGTGTAAAAGTTTATAATCCTGTATTTGATGTGACTCCTCCTAAATATGTTTCTGGAATAATTACTGAAAAAGGTATAATATATCCTCCATATGATAAAAATATAAGAAAAGTCATAGAAAAATAG
- a CDS encoding ABC transporter ATP-binding protein, whose amino-acid sequence MMILIENLTKEFNKKQVLKGVSFEVIDKSITGFIGPNGAGKTTTIKIISGLLRKTSGNVKVFGEDPWNNPKVYEKMSIIFTTLTYPQENTVEEYLNDIARIYGKDIRDLIEEFKLTPHLKKKLSQLSSGLMQRVQLISALIKEPELIIADEPTANLDPNARLEFYEEVKRLNKRGVTFFISSHILSELEKIISHVVFINDGRITFSGRINEALETKNEEIYILVDKPELALKILGNGKIEGGYIKTIGDLREIVDKLDDKGIEILNIRRSSLDDAFKRLSNF is encoded by the coding sequence ATAATGATTCTTATAGAAAACTTGACGAAAGAATTCAATAAAAAGCAAGTCTTAAAAGGAGTAAGCTTTGAGGTAATTGATAAATCGATAACTGGATTTATAGGACCTAACGGTGCAGGAAAGACTACTACAATAAAAATAATTTCTGGCTTATTAAGAAAAACGTCGGGAAACGTCAAAGTATTCGGAGAAGATCCATGGAATAATCCGAAAGTATATGAAAAAATGTCAATAATATTTACTACATTAACATATCCTCAAGAGAATACTGTTGAAGAGTATTTGAATGATATAGCCAGAATTTACGGTAAAGATATTAGAGATTTGATAGAAGAATTTAAACTTACTCCCCATTTAAAAAAGAAACTGTCTCAGCTATCATCTGGATTAATGCAAAGAGTACAGTTAATATCAGCGTTAATTAAAGAGCCAGAGTTAATAATAGCAGACGAACCTACTGCAAATTTAGACCCTAATGCTAGATTAGAATTTTATGAGGAAGTAAAAAGACTGAATAAAAGAGGAGTAACATTTTTTATTTCTTCTCATATACTTTCTGAGTTAGAAAAGATAATATCTCATGTAGTCTTTATCAATGATGGAAGAATAACATTTAGTGGGAGAATTAATGAAGCGTTAGAGACAAAAAATGAAGAAATTTATATTCTTGTAGATAAGCCAGAATTAGCGCTAAAAATTCTAGGTAATGGGAAGATAGAAGGAGGATACATAAAAACTATAGGAGATTTAAGAGAAATAGTAGACAAACTAGATGATAAAGGTATTGAAATACTTAATATCAGGAGGTCATCGTTAGATGATGCGTTCAAGAGACTTTCAAATTTTTAA
- a CDS encoding glycoside hydrolase family 38 C-terminal domain-containing protein, which translates to MSWNFKSNKINKNYNNIMCSIDEIVSSNSVQNIRQKYNISQQSIHKFVTEYLIKIYVEKKLTEEEVLTKFEFPEEAKRELANEVKMQIKERNIQS; encoded by the coding sequence ATGTCGTGGAATTTTAAGTCGAATAAAATAAACAAAAATTATAATAATATAATGTGCAGTATAGACGAGATAGTTTCATCCAATTCTGTTCAGAATATTAGGCAAAAATATAATATTTCACAGCAGAGTATACATAAATTTGTTACAGAATATTTAATAAAAATATATGTAGAAAAGAAACTAACTGAAGAAGAAGTTTTAACTAAATTTGAATTTCCAGAAGAAGCAAAAAGGGAACTTGCTAACGAAGTAAAAATGCAAATAAAAGAGAGAAATATTCAGAGCTAA